The sequence CCATAACTCCTTAGATGCCCCCAGGGCAAAGCCCAGTCTTATCACTCAGACTGGGTCTTTTACTTGGCCCAGTTCCTTCTCCCCTCCACCCCAGGGCACCCACCTCTTGTGCAGCCCCCTGGGTCCATAGCCCTGCAACCTTGGTGACATTACCCTGCCCACAACCCCCTACCCAGAGAGCCTACAGAATGCAGACCACTTGCCTCCCATACTGCTGTTGCGTCTCATCCACCTCTTCTGCGCCGTCCTCGCTGGAGGAAAGGTAGGCTGGGAGGTGAGCCTGTGGACTAGAGAGCGGCTCTTTCAGCATCTATCTGCTGGGTGAGCCCCTTGCCCACTGCCCATCTCTGTCCACACCTGCAGGAGAACGGGCAGATGGCTGTAAGTGACGGCTCTGTGAAAGGCCTGCTGAGTGTGGTGCGGGGCTGGAGCCATGGGCCAGCCCCAGACCCCCACCTAGTACCACTGGCTCTAGAGGCACTGGTGGGTGCAGTCCATGTCTTGCATGCCAGCCGCACACCTCCTCGTGGCCCAGAGCTTCGTGCCCTGCTTGAGAGCTACTTCCATGTCCTTAATGCCGACTGGCCAGCTGGTCTGAGCTCAGGCCCCGAAGAGGCCCTTGTCACCCTCCGGGTCAGCATGCTCGGTGGGTATGGGCTCCCAGGCTCTTGGGGAAGGGGCATCATGAGGGAAAAGCCTAAGTGATGATGGAAGGGCTGGATGGGGCAGCATACGAAGGAAGGCTTAAGGCTGCCTAGAGGGGTCTGAGCAGGGCTTGACCCTTGACACTTCTACAGATGCCATCCCCATGATGCTGGCATGTGAAGACCGGCCAGTGCTGCAAGCCACCTTCCTCAGCAACAATTGCTTTGAACACCTCACTCGGCTCATTCAGAACAGCAAGGTGGGTAGGCTCCAGCCTGGGGGTGAGGATCTGGAAGCCAGAGGTTAGGGGAGACATGCATAGGTGCCAGGCTGCTGCTGAGCAAACATGGGCTGGACAGAGTCAGTTGTTTGCAGCTGGTGGGATGGCCTGCAGTTCAGTGGGAGGGTCTGGGGCATGGACAAGGGCCCGTCCCTTGGGGCCTCTATAGGACTGGGCTTGAGGCTCAGGACAGCTCTGTGCCCCACGGAAGCGGGGCTTGTTATGGAAGGAAGGGAGCTGCTCTGGCGCCTTGTTTCCCTTTCCCTGGCCCCAAGTACAGGGGCTAGAGGAGCATACCACTGCTTTCAGATGCAGTGTCTGCTCCCACCCACTCATCCCCCCGATTGCCCATCTGAGCAGGGCACAGGGGGCTCAGCACCCTACTGTTCCCTAGTGCCAGGCAGGGCACCTGGCAGCTGCTCCTGGTCCTGCTCTAACCCCACCCTCTcccatcttcctcctctctcttctttgccTCCTCCACCCTGTGCCTCCCCCTTGCCCACAGCTGTACCTGCAGGCCCGGGCGCCCCCTGAGGGGGACAGTGACCTGGCTACCCGGTTACTGACTGAGCCCAATGTCCAAAAGGTACCATCCTGGGGCTGACCAGCTCAGACACCCCCGGGACTTCCTCTTTAAGCTTTCTCCACTATAGCTGGGGGAATGAGCGGATGTGTGTAAGGCCTGGTGTGGTCTAGCAATGGGTGTGGGTCCTCCATGCTGTCTTGCCTGCCTTCCAAGTCCCCATCCTAGGGAACAGGACAGAAGGTGGTCTATCCCCTGCCTGGTGTTTGATTGGGTGTTGGGGTCTGCCTGTGCCAAGCGGGATGGAACCTTCGAAACTCAACTACCTACCTCATTTCTCAGAAGGGGAGACAGAAGCCCAGACACTCAAGGGTTTGGCTGTAGTCACAGAGAAGGGGGTCTCCCTCATGGTGCCATTTCTTTCTGTAGATTCTTGCACCCACCCTCAGCAGGTCACTGGGTGCCCCCAGCCAGCCCCTGATGATGCGCTCCCTGACTCACCTTGCATGTGGGCTGTAGGCAGCTGCAGAGTGTCAGCTGGCGGCTTCACAGCGGGCACCCTTTCTGGGGGCTCAACCTGTGGACCCCAACCTCCATAGCCCCTACCCTGGCTCTGTCTTCATGAGGTAACCCTATGTGTTCACTGCACATGGTCATTTTCTGAGAGCTGGCACGTCTATTCATCTGCAAAGCAGGCAGGGCAAAGTGACTTCCCTctgtttttacagatgaggacactgaggcctgGAGGGGGAAGACTGATGCCTGAGGTCACTTGGGGAGTCAGGCAAAGTTGGGACCAAAGGCCCCATGGAGCCAAATGTGACCTGGTCCCTGCTGAGAAGCTCTCCAAGCCCTCCCAAACCCTGACCCCctcagggtggggcaggagaggcAGCAGCATGCCTCTGGCTGTCAGGTTCAGCCAGgctgagcctcagtgtccccaccTGGATCTAGGGGGAAGGGGCAAGGTGGGACTTAAAGGTCTCGAAGGTTCTTTTGGTTCTAACACCCTGTGATTGATTGTCCCTGAATCTCTGACCCCTGTCAATCACTGCGGGTGATGGGGCACTTGCTGGCCTGTCTGTACTCGTGTGTCTAGCTTTAGGGAGACAGGTTGCGGGTGGGGCCCTAACTCCACCACAGAAAGGGGGACTGGACGGTGCAGTGAGAGTGTCCACCATTAATCTGTCCCAGTGAGGCCCTTCCCAGCCTTTGTTAGACTGGGTCTTGCTGAGCTGCTCAGAGAGGGCCCTAGGTCATGATAGGGTCACAGCAGTTGGGGCAAGGAGTAGGTCTGGTGCTCCAACAGAGTTGCTGATCTAGCACATGCCACATGCCTTGGGGTGCTTGGCTCTGCACCTTTTTTACTGCAGGGGGCTGCCAGCTGTGACACCCTGGCCCCTGCCTCTCCTGACGGCCCCTCCCAACCCCAAGGTCCTGGACCAAGACACAGACGCCATTGCAGTCCATGTAGTCAGAGTGCTGACCTGCATCATGAGTGACTCCCCCTCAGCCAAGGTGAGGCTGCTGCACTGCAGCTTTAGTCGGGGTGCGGGGTGGAGTTCAACTGACCATATCCCCAGAACAGGCCTGGCCGGTGGCTATAAGAATCCTGTTCCCTGGAGCAAAGCGAGCTGGGAGGTGACTGCCCTGCCCTAAAGCACACTGGGCAGGTGTGGTCGCCAGTCTGTCCTGGAGCTGCATCTCCTCTATCAGGGCTGGATGGGGAATGGACACTTGTAGACCCACCTCCATCTACAGCCTTCTGAGATGGACTCATGTCCCCCCCATCCCTCTGCAGCCCACTGCCCACCAGTACTGTCACCCAGAGGCAGAGCCACGCAAGGGAACCGCAAAATGTGATGCCCCTCCAGGGTTTCCAGGGGGCCTGAGTTTGCCCTGGGGCACATGTATATGTTCACTTCTTCCCCATACTACCTTACACAGGAGGTGTTTAAGGAGCGCATCGGCTACCCTCACCTGCAGGAGGTTCTGCAGAGCCATGGTCCCCCCACCCATCGGCTGTTGCAAGAGCTGCTCAACATGGTGAGGGAAGGGGCTTGGGACCAGGGTCCCAAAGGCAACCAGAACTGAGTCAGGGTTACCACAGATGGTGAGCTTTCCACCCTGGGGGGCCATGTTGACTGCGGCCAGTACATAGTGTGACCTGTAGCCTGGTCATGTCTATCAGTGTCACTGGAATGAGGATTCTGGCCCTGTAGGGATCCTGGAAGCAACTGCATGTTAGCAAGCCCCAGGATTATCTTAGGAACATGCAGTTAGGGGTTAGGCCAACCCAGGCTGAAAACTAAGGTTGAGGGATTAACAGCACTGAAGGATTCTTAGTAGTAGTGATCGTCATCTGTGTCCCTCTGACTTTCCTGAGCCTCACACACAACCTGTGGGCAGGATGGGGTAGATCATGTTGCTGACTGCTGCTGTAGGCAAGTAAATGGAGCCAGAAAGTCCTACTGTTGACAGGGTGCCACAACTGACCAGGGACTGTTATTCTGTCCACCCACAGGCTGTGGAGGGTGACCACAGCTTGTGCCCACCTCCACCAATCCGCAATGAGCAGCCGATACTGGTGCTGGTGCAGTGGCTGCCGTCATTGCCCACCGCTGAGCTGCGGCTCTTCCTAGCACAACGCCTCAGGTGGCTCTGTGACAGCTGCCCTGCCAGCCGTGCCACCTGTGTGCAGGCAGGCCTGGTGGGCTGCCTGTTGGAGACACTCAGCACAGGGCTAGCCCTGGAGGCCCGCTGCCAAGAGCAACTGCTGGCACTGCTACAAGCACTGGGCCGTGTATCAATAAGGCCCATGGAGCTGCGTCACCTGCTGCGCCCTCCGCCAGGATTGGACTCGGGACCAGGTGGAGCTGAGGCTGGAAAGGCCCGACATGCAGGTGCTGTCATCCGTTCATTATCAGGCATGGCCAGGCACCAGGGCCCTGCACGCGCTCTACGCTACTTTGACCTCACGCCCAGCATGGCGGGCATCATGGTACCCCCTGTGCAGCGATGGCCAGGGCCTGGCTTCACCTTTCATGCCTGGCTCTGTCTGCACCCCATGGATATAGCAcctacccctgcccccacccgACCACTCCAGCGAAAGCAGCTGTACAGGTGGGTGACTGCCAGGGGCCAGGGACCTCCTGCCAGGGTGAGCAGGAACAAGCAGACATAACTGGCTCGCCTGCCCCCAGCTTCTTCACCAGCAGCGGCTCAGGGTTTGAGGCCTTCTTCACGGCGGCCGGGACCCTGGTGGTGGCTGTGTGCACACGGAAGGAGTACTTGACCATGAGTTTGCCCGAAGTGTCCTTTGCCGACTCTGCCTGGGTGAGACCCCATCCTTCTCATGTGGCCCAGTAGAGAGAGGGGTGCTGAGTCCCAAGTATGGCCTAACATGAGGCTTCTGTTCTAGCACTGCGTGGCTATCGTCCATGTGCCTGGGCGCCGGCCCTTCAGCCAGAACCTGGTCCATGTCTACAAAGACGGCCATCTGGTCAAGACAGCACCTCTTCGCTGCCCCTCCCTCAGTGAGGTGTGCCAAGCAAGGTTTGGGGAGGCCTTGGATAGATGGGGGGACTTGGAAAACAGTGGGCAGGGTGTGGCCTGGAGCCCTTGTGTCCCGTGCTGCCCCATAGGCCTTGGACTTTAGCCACTGGGGTCCATGCAGCCATGGGGGTCACTGTGAGGAACTGCATGTAGGCGGAGCCCCAGGTTCTGCTGTGACCTGACTGCTCCCCCAACCCCGGTCCCACAGCCTTTCTCCTCCTGCTGTATCGGCTCCGCTGGGCACCGCACAACGACCACCACCACGGGGCTGCCCATGCCACCAGTCCCCGCCACCCTGGCCTACACTCACCCCGCCCTCACCCGCTCCCAGTCAGTCCCAGCCTCCACGGGGCTTGGCTGGGGGTCCGGGCTGGTGGCCCCCCTGCAGGAGGGCAGCATCGACTCTACCCTCGCAGGCACCCAGGACACTCGGTGGGGCAGTCCCACATCCCTGGAGGGTGAGCTGGGGACTGTGGCCATCTTTCACGAAGCCCTGCAGGCGACGGCTCTGTGGACCCTGTGCACCCTGGGTATGCAGCATCCTTCAtctctgccccagccccaggccagaAGCTAGGGGTCCAGGGGTGAGAAGGCATCTCTGGGGGTCTCTCCTCTGGTCAGGCAGGCTCTGGATGGGGTTTGGCCAGAGGCCTAGCAAGGTCTGAagccccctgcccacctcccaggGCCCAATGAGACGGCACCCTTCAAGCCTGAGGGGGAGCTGCATGAGCTCAGCACCAGGCTGCTCCTCCATTACTCACCTCAGGTATTTGGGGGCCCCAAGGGAGTGGTTGGCTTGATTGTGCTACTTTCTGGCTCCCACACTGTGCCTgccaccccctcctccctctgaccCTGGCTGCCTGCCCATTCCCCTGTCCCTAGGCTTGTAAGAACAACATTTGCCTGGACCTGTCCCCCAGTCATGGGCTCGATGGGCGCCTGACGGGCCACAGAGTGGAGACCTGGGATGTGAAGGTCTGTGAGCACGTGTGGGTGGTGTGTGCAGGAGGCATGAACATGGGGCACATGTGTGTTTGGAGTCAGGTGGGGAGCAGTGCTGTGCCTGGGGAGGATTTGGACAGTCCAGCTCGAGAGAGCAAAACTTCCCTTGTGGGTGGTCTGCTGGGGTGGAGCAGGGCAGGAAACTGACTGGAAGGCCCCCCTCACTGCCATCCTCCTTCCCCCAGGATGTGGTGAACTGCGTTGGGGGTATGGGTGCCCTGCTGCCCCTGCTGGAGCGAGTAGCTGCACAGCccaaagaggctgaggcaagtccAGCTGAAACGCATGACCTCGTGGGTCCTGAACTGACCTCTGGCCACAAAACCCAGGGCCTGGTTCTCCCATTGGGTAAATCTTCAGGTAAGTGTTCCTGGTGCCTATGTTATGGGGCGGGAATCTTGGCATGGTAGGGGGGTGGAATGCCCAAGGTCTCCTGGCCACTGGCAGGCCCTTGATGCACCTCTGTCCCCTTCCTGGTGGCTGGCAGAGGAACGGATGGAGAGGAATGCAGTGGCTGCTTTTCTGCTGATGCTGCGGAACTTCCTTCAGGGTCACGTGGTGAACCAAGAGAGCCTGGTGCAGTGCCAGGGGCCTGCCATCATCGGGGCCCTCCTGCGAAAGGTAGGGCCTGGTAGGGCACACATGGGGGATTAGGGATATGGTCAGCCTGTCTGACCGAGGGGACTGAGTGGGGAACCTGCTGCCCTGTCAGTCATGGAGAACCTCCTGGGAGAGTTGATACTTGAGTGGGCCCTGAAAGGCCGAGCAGGGTTGGATCTGGAAGATTTGGGGAAAGGCCCAGCACAGGTTGGGGTGGGGACCCGCACAGCAGGCAGGAGGCTTGCATGTCAGAGGCGGCAGGGAGCCCCCAAAGGGTTCTGAGCAGGTGGGTGGCCATGTCTGTGGCCGTCATGGCTGTGCAGGGAAGGGTGGCAGCTGAGAAGTTCAGACAGCAGGTGGGCAGAGCCTGAGCCCTCACTCCAGCTCCTGTCTCACCCCAGGTCCCCAGCTGGGCCATGGACATGAACGTGCTCATGTCTGCCCAGCTGCTGATGGAGCAAGTGGCGGCTGAGGGCAGCGGGCCCCTCCTGTACCTACTCTACCAGCATTTGCTCTTCAACTTTCACCTCTGGACCCTCAGTGACTTCGCCGTGCGCCTCGGTAGGTGTGAGGACCTGAGCAAGGGGCTGGCCATAGGGTGGCTGAGCACTGAGAAGTTAGAACCCTGCTCTGGGGGATCTGAGGGACTCACCTGATAGGAATCCAGAATGCCATGGGGTGGCTGAGGGGACTATGACCCTGCCCTGGAAGTCTGACAGGCACATGGCTCTGGCCTGGAGGATCTGAAGGGCCCAGCTCAGCCTAGTGGCCTGAGCCTCCTGCTCATTCCTGCTCAGGCCACATCCAGTACATGTCCAGCATAGTTCGGGAGCACAGACAGAAGCTGCGGAAGAAGTACGGCGTCCAGTTTATCCTGGATGCTCTGCGCACCCACTACAGGTGAGGCCAGTGGGGCCAGATGGGCCATGGGGGGCTGACGCTGACACAGTGGCCTCTGGCCTTGGGGACTGGGCTATGCGCTTACCTGACTCACctgcccaccctccctccccctctctccccctccctccccctgtcTCCCCACCTTTCTCCGGACCTGGCTGGGTGTGCCTGCTGACCTGCCAGCCCGCAGCGGGAGCGCCCCCTGGCTGCTGACGACCTACGCACCGTGCAGACctccctcctgggcctggcaAGGGAGTTCCTGGTGCGGAGCCTCTCAGCAGATGACGTGCAGGTCACGCAGATCATGCTGAACTTTTTGGCAGCCACAGGCGATGATGGCCAGGTAGGCTGGAGGTTGGGGAAGGGGAGGCTTGGGTGAGGGGGGCATGGGGGCCTGGCACAGTGTGAGACTCTGCATCCCCAGGTGGTGGGTGCGCTGGACCTGCTGCTAGCCCTGCTGCACGGTTCCCTGGCGCAGGAGTCCTTGGCTATCTTTCTGTTGGAGCCAGGGAACCTCGAAGTGCTGCTGGCCCTGCTAGTGCGGCCAGGGTCACTGCCCCTGCTGCCCGATCGAGTCTGCAAGGTACACCCAGCCCATCCCCTCCCCTGGCATCCCATTCACTGGGGCCCCTGCCTGGGGTTCAGGGAGGTACAGCAGGCCTTGGGCCAGCAGATGAAGCTGCCTTCAAGGGCCTCTTGAGCCACACACCTGCACGGTGACTTCCCCTCCTACAGTAACTCCTTCCACATGATGACAGTCCTCCGATGACCCCCACACAGATCCTGCGCAGACTGCAGCAGAACGAGCGGCTACCTGAGCGGAGCCGCCAGCGCCTCCGGCTGCGGGAGTGTGGTCTCCAGGGTCTGATTGCCTGCTTGCCTGAGGGGACTGTTTCCCCCCAGCTCTGCCAGGGCCTCTACAAGCTGTTCCTGGGGGCAGGTACAACCTGGTTACAGCCAAGTGGAGGGGGTGACATGTCAGAAAAactgggcaggcaggcaggaagaaggaaggtAGTAGCATAGGGGCCAGGGCTGGGCCCCACCCTTCCTAGTCGGGTCAGTCCCTCAGGTCCCTCCAACCCATCCCCCCAGATTGCCTGAACCTCTCAGATCTGCTGGCTGTGGTACAGCTGTCCCTCCAGGCTGACCTCAGCGTTCGCCTAGACATCTGTCGCCAGGTGAGCATGAGATGTAAAAGctttgggggagggggagggtggCTTCTACCCTCTGGCCTTCACCTTGCCTGTCTCATGAGGGGGTCTCTGGAGCCCTCCTCTGCAAAGGCCCCGGATGAGGGTCTGGGGCAGGCAGTTGGATGCGTCCTCACGTGCTGTGCTCTTGCCTGCAGCTCTTCCACCTCATCTATGGACAGCCAGATATAGTGCGCCTTCTGGCCCGACAGGCTGGCTGGCAGGATGTGCTGACCCGGCTATATGTCCTGGAGGCTGCCACAGCTGGCAGtccccctccttcttccccagAGTCACCCACCTCCCCCAAGCCAGCCCCACCCAAGCCACCCACTGAGTCACCTGCTGAGCCTTCAGATGTCTTCCTGCCCTCAGAGGCCCCCTGCCCTGACCCTGATGGCTTTTACCATGCTCTCTCCCCATTCTGCATGCCCTTTGACCTGGGCCTGGAACGGTCTAGTGTAGGATCAGGCAACActgctggtggtggtggcggcagcagtggtactcttactccagccagccagcctggcACTCCTTCCCCACTGGATGGGCCGAGGCCCTTTTCTGCTGCCCCTGGCCGCCACAGCTCCAGTCTCTCCAATGTGCTGGAGGACGGCAGCCTCCCAGAGCCCACCATTAGCGGGGATGATACCTCGAACACCAGCAACCCACAGGTGAGATGGGCCCACCCTCTGCCACTGCATGGTACCCAAGGGAGGACACTTCTGTTACACAGGGCTGGCAGTGTAGCCTCTCCAAAGGTGTGGCCCTGTCTGACCAGGGTTGCACTGCCAGTCAGGCCTGTGCTGTCCCATCATAGCTTTCATCTGTAGTTGTGTTCCCAGAGGGCTCCTGGAACAGGGCGAGTCATGACGAGCCAGAGTGGGTGACACCAGCCAGGCTTCAGAAGGGCCCTCAAGAGAGCCTGTAGGGCAGAGACCTCAGAGGGTCCAAGGGCAGCAAACGCCAATGGCCCTGCCCTGGGCTTCTGGGTTTGGGGATGGGCCTCTGCTCGTTCTATGTGAACTGCCTCATCTCTTCTTGGGAGTCTGGCGAGACCCCAGGATTCTGCCTGGAACTCAGGTAGTAGCTGAGACCCCTAAACTGTTCTTCCAGGCCCTTAGTGCCAGGCTCACTGTTAGCCAAatgctctgcctcctgggtggctACCCCAGGAGGGATGCTGACTGGGGATGGATGGGCATCAGCCTGATTCCCTCTGCGGCCCACAACCCATGCCCACATCACCCACCTGTGCCCACAGCAAACCTCTGAGGAAGAGTTGTGCAATCTGCTCACCAACGTGCTGTTCTCGGTGACGTGGCGTGGTGTGGAAGGCAGCGATGAGGCTGCCTGGCGGGAGCGTGGCCAGGTTTTCTCGGTGCTCACCCAGCTGGGGGCCTCAGCCACACTTGTGCGCCCGCCAGACTGCATCAAGCGCAGGTGAGAGGGCAAGTCTGGAGCGGGAGGGGCTTCAGGGAGCCTcgggggaaggaaagaagacagtCAGGTAGACCCTTGAGTTCCCCACTCACCCGCCAGCCTCCTGGAGATGATGCTGGAGTCAGCCCTGACCGACATCAAGGAAGCCCCCGTGGGGGTCCTGGCCAGCCTCACCCAGCAGGTGCTTTGGCTGCTGCGTCTGCTGCAGGACTTCCTGTGTGCTGAAGGCCATGGTAACCAGGAACTGTGGAGTGAGAAGGTGCGGCCCCTCagagaggcgtgagccacatgaACACTCAGGTTCACGCAAGGCTGCAGGGATCTGGTCTGGGAGGTGGATGGGTACACGTGCGCAGTTGTGGGTACATCAGCATGAGTGCCTGTGAGCGTGGACTTGCCTGTGTGCACAAACCCTACCTGGCCCCCAGCGCAAACTTTACTTTGCTCTCTTTCCATGGACTCCTGGCCTCCCCTGGTGATGTCTGTTGGGAACCCGTTGTCTGTGGCAGCTCTTTGAAGGTGTATGCAGCCTACTTGATCGCCTGGGAGCCTGGCCCCACCTGGCCAACGGCACAGCTGATCTCCGTGAGATGGCACAGATTGGCCTGCGGCTTGTGCTTGGCTACATCCTGCTGGAAGACCCACAGGTGAGCACAGGGTGAGCATGGGGGCAGGGGGCATGGGAGGTGTGAGGAGCTCCAAGAGTGGCTGGGTGCCACTCATCTCTCTTGCACCCACAGCTGCATGCCCAGGCCTATGTGAGATTGCACATGCTGCTACAGACTGCAGTGCCAGCCCGCCGCGAGGAAGCCTGCTATGTGCTCTCCAAGCTGGAGGCTGCACTGGGGCGGGCGCTGAACACCTCTTCCTCCGAGTCAGCCACTGATAAGGCAGGGCCCCCACCTGCAGCCACAGCAGCCGCAGAGCGCTGCTCCTGGCTGGTGCCGCTGGTGCGCACGCTGCTAGACCGTGCCTATGAGCCGCTGGGGCTGCAGTGGGGACTACCCTCCCTGCCACCCACCAATGGCAGCCCCACCTTCTTTGAAGACTTCCAGGCTTTTTGTGCCACACCCGAATGGCGCCACTTCATCGACAAACAGGTGCCtggaggtggggcccaggaaGAGGAGTGGGGACTGGGGCCCACATCGAGCACTGTTCTCCTCTGACCAATCCTCCAGGTGCAGCCAACCATGTCCCAGTTCGAAATGGACACGTATGCTAAGAGCCACGACCTTATGTCAGGTTTCTGGAATGCCTGCTATGACATGCTCATGAGCAGTGGGCAGCGGCGCCAGCGGGAGCGTGCCCAGAGTCGTCGGGCCTTCCAGGTGTGCCacaggggtggggatgggaaaCTGATCCACACATGCGCCCAGGAGATGTCTCACAAGGTGGAGAAATAGGGGTAGGACAGGCAGCAGCCAGGGGACTGACCTATCTCCCCCACCCCAGGAGCTGGTGCTGGAACCTGCGCAGAGGCGGGCGCGCCTGGAGGGGCTGCGCTACGCGGCAGCGCTGAAGCAGCAGGCAGCCCAGCACTCCACAGCCCTGCTGCACTGGGGCACGCTGTGGCGCCAGCTCGCCAGCCCATGTGGGGCATGGGCGCTGAGGTGGGCCGGGCTTGAGGCAGCGTCACTGTGGAGGGGTGGGGCTTGGGAGGGAGGGGTCACCTGGAACCCCAGACTGCCTTTGGGGTGAGGGATGGGGGTGTCTACAGCCTCCATGACGTGGGGGACATTCTGCAGGGACCCTCCCACCCTCCGCTGGAAACTGTCCAGCGCTGAGACATACTCACGCATGCGTCTGAAGCTGGTGCCCAACCATCACTTCGACCCTCACCTGGAAGCCAGTGCCCTCCGTGACAATCTGGGTGAGGGAGTATGCTGAGCTG is a genomic window of Macaca mulatta isolate MMU2019108-1 chromosome 2, T2T-MMU8v2.0, whole genome shotgun sequence containing:
- the NBEAL2 gene encoding neurobeachin-like protein 2 isoform X2, with translation MEPALGPGVQKDLGYLQQWLKAFVGAFKKSISLSSLEPRRPEEAGAEVPLLPLDALHVLAEQLHQADLEQALLLLKLFIILCRNLENIEAGRGQVLVPRVLALLTKLVAELKGCPPPQDQGAQLENVALHALLLCEGLFDPYQTWRRQRSGEVISSKEKSKYKFPPAALPQEFSAFFQESLQNADHLPPILLLRLIHLFCAVLAGGKENGQMAVSDGSVKGLLSVVRGWSHGPAPDPHLVPLALEALVGAVHVLHASRTPPRGPELRALLESYFHVLNADWPAGLSSGPEEALVTLRVSMLDAIPMMLACEDRPVLQATFLSNNCFEHLTRLIQNSKLYLQARAPPEGDSDLATRLLTEPNVQKVLDQDTDAIAVHVVRVLTCIMSDSPSAKEVFKERIGYPHLQEVLQSHGPPTHRLLQELLNMAVEGDHSLCPPPPIRNEQPILVLVQWLPSLPTAELRLFLAQRLRWLCDSCPASRATCVQAGLVGCLLETLSTGLALEARCQEQLLALLQALGRVSIRPMELRHLLRPPPGLDSGPGGAEAGKARHAGAVIRSLSGMARHQGPARALRYFDLTPSMAGIMVPPVQRWPGPGFTFHAWLCLHPMDIAPTPAPTRPLQRKQLYSFFTSSGSGFEAFFTAAGTLVVAVCTRKEYLTMSLPEVSFADSAWHCVAIVHVPGRRPFSQNLVHVYKDGHLVKTAPLRCPSLSEPFSSCCIGSAGHRTTTTTTGLPMPPVPATLAYTHPALTRSQSVPASTGLGWGSGLVAPLQEGSIDSTLAGTQDTRWGSPTSLEGELGTVAIFHEALQATALWTLCTLGPNETAPFKPEGELHELSTRLLLHYSPQACKNNICLDLSPSHGLDGRLTGHRVETWDVKDVVNCVGGMGALLPLLERVAAQPKEAEASPAETHDLVGPELTSGHKTQGLVLPLGKSSEERMERNAVAAFLLMLRNFLQGHVVNQESLVQCQGPAIIGALLRKVPSWAMDMNVLMSAQLLMEQVAAEGSGPLLYLLYQHLLFNFHLWTLSDFAVRLGHIQYMSSIVREHRQKLRKKYGVQFILDALRTHYSPQRERPLAADDLRTVQTSLLGLAREFLVRSLSADDVQVTQIMLNFLAATGDDGQVVGALDLLLALLHGSLAQESLAIFLLEPGNLEVLLALLVRPGSLPLLPDRVCKILRRLQQNERLPERSRQRLRLRECGLQGLIACLPEGTVSPQLCQGLYKLFLGADCLNLSDLLAVVQLSLQADLSVRLDICRQLFHLIYGQPDIVRLLARQAGWQDVLTRLYVLEAATAGSPPPSSPESPTSPKPAPPKPPTESPAEPSDVFLPSEAPCPDPDGFYHALSPFCMPFDLGLERSSVGSGNTAGGGGGSSGTLTPASQPGTPSPLDGPRPFSAAPGRHSSSLSNVLEDGSLPEPTISGDDTSNTSNPQQTSEEELCNLLTNVLFSVTWRGVEGSDEAAWRERGQVFSVLTQLGASATLVRPPDCIKRSLLEMMLESALTDIKEAPVGVLASLTQQVLWLLRLLQDFLCAEGHGNQELWSEKLFEGVCSLLDRLGAWPHLANGTADLREMAQIGLRLVLGYILLEDPQLHAQAYVRLHMLLQTAVPARREEACYVLSKLEAALGRALNTSSSESATDKAGPPPAATAAAERCSWLVPLVRTLLDRAYEPLGLQWGLPSLPPTNGSPTFFEDFQAFCATPEWRHFIDKQVQPTMSQFEMDTYAKSHDLMSGFWNACYDMLMSSGQRRQRERAQSRRAFQELVLEPAQRRARLEGLRYAAALKQQAAQHSTALLHWGTLWRQLASPCGAWALRDPPTLRWKLSSAETYSRMRLKLVPNHHFDPHLEASALRDNLGEVPLTPTEEASLPLAVTKEAKVSTPPEELQEDQLGEDELAELETPMEAAELDEQREKLVLSAECQLVTVVAVVPGLLEVTTQNVYFYDGSTERVETEEGIGYDFRRPLAQLREVHLRRFNLRRSALELFFIDQANYFLNFPCKVGTTPASSPSQTPRPQPGPIPPHTQVRNQVYSWLLRLRPPSQGYLSSRSPQEMLRASGLTQKWVQREISNFEYLMQLNTIAGRTYNDLSQYPVFPWVLQDYVSPTLDLSNPAVFRDLSKPIGVVNPKHAQLVREKYESFEDPAGTIDKFHYGTHYSNAAGVMHYLIRVEPFTSLHVQLQSGRFDCSDRQFHSVAAAWQARLESPADVKELIPEFFYFPDFLENQNGFDLGCLQLTNEKVGDVVLPPWASSPEDFIQQHRQALESEYVSAHLHEWIDLIFGYKQRGPAAEEALNVFYYCTYEGAVDLDHVTDERERKALEGIISNFGQTPCQLLKEPHPTRLSAEEAAHRLARLDTNSPSIFQHLDQLKAFFAEVVSDGVPLVLALVPHRQPHSFITQGSPDLLVTVSASGLLGTHSWLPYDRNISNYFSFSKDPTMGSHKTQRLLSGPWVPDSGVSGQALAVAPDGKLLFSGGHWDGSLRVTALSRGKLLSQLSRHLDVVTCLALDTCGIYLISGSRDTTCMVWRLLHQGGLSVGLAPKPVQVLYGHGAAVSCVAINTELDMAVSGSEDGAVIIHTVRRGQFVAALQPPSASVPGPIFHLALGSEGQIVVQSSAWERPGAQVTYSLHLYSVNGKLRASLPLAEQPTALTVTEDFVLLGTAQCALHILQLNTLLPAAPPLPMKVAIRSVAVTKERSHVLVGLEDGKLIVVGAGQPSEVRSSQFARKLWRSARRISQVSSGETEYNPAEAR